The Ooceraea biroi isolate clonal line C1 chromosome 7, Obir_v5.4, whole genome shotgun sequence genomic sequence TTGTGAGGACGCCATCGCCAAGGCCTTGCCGCAGAGGATGGTCGACAACACGGCGGCCATCGCTCGTCTCGCGAATCGAGTTATACTCGTGGCAAAGCAGGAAAGCGATAATAGCGAAGATCCTGCCTTCATACAAAGAGTAAATCACGCGACCAATGTCCTGCAAAATAGTGAGTGTGTTAATATTGCTTCGTATTATTTATCTGATCTCTTGAATTTTGTGACTGAAAATTAAcacggagaaagaaaaatttacagATCTCTTAAGTCTTAAGAAAGTaagatcttttttttaaattaacttcaagttaataattatatttgacaGGCGTTGCTCCGATGGTTCAGGATGCGAAATTAGTGGCAATGAACATCGGCGATAATACTGCGGTGTCGCGCTGGAGGGAAAGCAACCGCGCggttcgtatctcttttatgCATTAATAATGAAAGTTAACATGTaatctaatatattttctattctttttatacTCCGTTgtgcttttatttatttattattctgttatattctatttatatgTCTATTGTGCTTTCACAGTTGCTGAACAATGTAGGACAAGTTCGTAAAGCTATTGTAACTCAGCCAGACTTGGTACCTCCTCTGGAAATGTCGCGGTTACGCATTCATGACGGTAAGTTCCTGAACTTAGTACGTACagaaaaaacaatataaaatttagtacatatttataaaataaaaatcaagaaaagGACAATCTCAGAAGATAATTTCTGTAAGctagaatataaatatttattggtaACAACTTTTAGTAGTTTAGTTAATTGACGCAATTATAACACTGCCTTGTAAGATCTCTTTCTGAAAGAAATGATTATAgattgaatttatttagatTGAATAGTAATCCACTCCATAATACTATAACGTAGGCTTGGTAAAATGGGTTAaacattatttcattatgCCACTAACAGATTCTTGCTTTTATGTATAAAGTATGTAAAGTAGAACAATAGATGTAAATATAGGCAATGCTTGTATCGTAGAATCATTTTATATCGGCTATCATCGGCCACAATCATATACTCTTTATATGCTAAATaaaatcgttatttattttcacgtaACAGTCTCAAAAAATATGACAATACTTTCGATTAATgcaagtatataaaattaagagtATTTCTCGGTAGCGAcgaaataatagataaattattatgaaaattaatctTGTTGAGGAAAACAAGACatgaatttaatatgaatGAAATAAGTTCGTCTAATGTATCTTTTACAGATGAACAAATTCCAATCCGACTTACTTACTccaaagataaagataaagcTAAAGGTACTTCTTTCAGCACGCAATTATTTATGCATGATGTTTATCATACATTTGACGTTTCGTtcctaaaattatttaaacaaatcacGAGATTGAATATAtacgttaatattatttgataaaaaaagtcggtgatattatacatacatagacAAGTATACACGTCTGATGAGTATACGGTAATCTGTTTCATTTTGCTTGCCTTATTCATGCCTTAttattcgatttttctttaaattcatTCATTGCCGAATTCGCTGTTCATGACTAGAAGCTATATAATGCCATATCGCAATTGATAAAATCCATTGCATTAATTTTTGCTCACgttcatcttttattatatgtgAAATGCAGATCAGAGTAAAATGATAATGTAAAACTTAGATTTATCTCAGCATTACgttgtgatattaattaagtttacTCCGATTAGTGGAAACTCCTGATCTTTTCGATCAAGAACTGCCCTCTGACAACGAGATAGAAAAATCGATTCATGATGGaggtaaatttaaaatatctatctCTGTTGGGCAGCAAGTGACCATTACATTTGATGCTTTAATCTTTATCTATACTCCTACAAAGCATGCAGTGGCTGAAAAACATTAAGCAAATGTTACATATGTGATCAGATGCAATAGTTTTgcacaaaagaagaaagatgaaacatattattcttacaattagtataaatatgtaattacgtgagagatataaatttttattatatatttgataaaaatttccatATTCAATAAATCGAGCTGCATTTTGCTTCTTTCACATAATCATCATGATCTTTAGGATAACATTTCATTAGTGACTCATTATTACTATCTCGCAGATAGCAATTTCAAGCATCAAACATTGCTATGCTCATGTAGATGATATTTgttagaattataaatattatagagaAATGCTGTAATACTTCATCGACATAAAGCATTGTATCGATTACATGTTTACTCCTACGTCAAAACAGCATGATGCTTAATTATATgcatgtacttttttttatgaattatatcTGATTCTTGTTGGTGTTTTAACATTATGCGTTTCTGCCTTTAATGCTTCATGGATTACCAGATTATTACGATTACAATATAGACGATGGTAATTACTTCTAAATATATTTGGCCCCTTACATTTATTGACTTATCGATCTCTTAATTCTATTAACATTCCTcaagtgaaatatttctgtGAAATGATATGAAATAACcattttgtttgtttgttacaCACGTAACACAGACATTGTTTTATGAATTGTAATAACGAGACGAGTTCACAGCATTTTGTTCCTGTTTACATATTGTTTGCGATCGTTTACAGGAAGGTCTACTGTATAGCGACAATGCGTTATTCAGTTGATTAAGAAGCAGTTCTTAACacaatattgattatttaacAGATCCTGTTAGGATCTTTTTACTTTGGGATTCCAGCGTGCATGTAACGTGATCACGAAAATGTGGGAACTCcgttgcaaaattttattgatgccATATTCCTTTATTATGCACAGAAGTGGCACCTCCTCGTCCACCATTGCCGGGAGGTGACATTCCACCTCCAAGGCCTCCTCCTCCCGAGACAGACGACGAAGAGGAGATGTTTATGCACGCTCCTCAACCCAATCAACCAATCATGgtaagaaaaagagagagagacttgaTGCACTTTTACGCAAACAATTTATGCAAGCTGCAAAACGGTCGATCAATAACTGCATCgcgataaatttattgtatagATGGCCGCTCATGGTTTGCATCAAGAAGTACGACAGTGGTCTAGTAAGGATAACGAGATCATTGCCGCTGCGAAGAAGATGGCCATACTAATGGGCAGACTGTCAGGACTGGTTAGAGGTGAGGGCGGTAACAAAAGGGATCTTATTGCGTGTGCCAAGGCTATCGCGGAAGCTTCGCAGGAGGTCACACGTCTCGCTAAGGAGCTTGCTAGGGAATGTACCGATAAACGTATTCGAACGGTACGTTCAGcacatttttatactttttatgaTTATCAACTCTATAAAAGTCTCTAAAAGATAATCTTGTTAGAATTTTATATCCTGTTtaaatttatgcaatttaatCCTGCATTTTCGCGATCGACTTTTTCAGAACCTCCTTCAAGTGTGCGAGCGGATTCCCACGATTGGTACACAGTTGAAGATTCTGTCCACCGTAAAAGCCACCATGCTCGGAGCTCAAGGTACAGTTTGCgatgtttcttttattacacGTATGTCTTTATATCGATTCGACATTCGAACGTTATCGTGATTACCGGACTAATTGATCATTGAGAAATATTCAGTGACTCTAGGACGATTTAATCTCTCTACGAAACAttgctttaaaaaaatgagaactgctgtaattaatgaaaaaattaaattctttgtaTATAGAGACACTCCCGACCTGGGAAGAGCTGATGCTTTATGGTAAAGAAGTTGCAAACTTGTGCTTGATGTTAtcgtctctctatctctttctctttcgatgGTGTTTTATTTCGTTCTGTTAAAAGATgcgatttttcaattttaccgACGCGGTACACGTTGCATTGAGATGCATGCAACCCTACTTTTCCCGTGGAAGAACATACAAGAGAGCGAACACTTTCAATTTGATTTTACGTACACTTCACAGACACTTAATATTACACAGGCAACAAATCACAttccaattatattatattaatttaacaatttttatggAAGATAGACtaatcttgatattttatttaaactttaaacgGTATGCCGTTGGTATGCGTCTGCTCATCGTGGTGTAGATGAATTGATTGGCTGCAGTAAGTGGATTATAAAAACACGTAGCGGATTCTTAGATAGCAGATCAATTCGATATAGCGATGTCTATATTTTTTACCATGCTAAATATAGCAGTATATCCCGATGTAATACGTTTCATCATTGCCGATTGCCATAACGTAATTTATGATTCAtgatttgtacatatatattatggtAAGCTGATATCTCGGATTCAACCAGCTCATGTCGAAAGACTTGTTCATCACATCACGCATCAGTTTCATTCTCTCTGTTTTGAAATATGTCGTCACTTTTTGCATGtgcattttgatattataattactaagGCTCGCGTATTTCGTCGTTAAGTTAATTACGACACATATCGATTTATAGAAAGTGTGTCTGTTTATAAAACTCGAATACCCGAGTCGTGGTAATTATTGAACTACCATTGTAATGTTATGTGTACATCAAACACAATGTTCAAGACATTTTACATGCACCTAATCTTACCATCACCTACATTGCATGTGAACCCCCacatcattatattttattgttactgTAAATAGAGAATAGTTTTTCGTTTTAATATTCAGAAAGAGTATTCGTTGAAAGTAATCATGATGAAATACTTTTATGCCATAgaatagtaattaaaaattacgtttgtgtaaattatattatccaTTTATCCAGTTATACTTGACATAGTCGCTACTtgctacataaaatatttataatttgcgtTACAGATGTAATTTTAGAATTTAGCGACTGATACTTAGTAACACACTGAAGATTATAACTAgaaattagatatatatatatatagatataaaaaatttagatataaatgtaaaaatatgaatcAAAGAACTTTTCCGACTCAATCTAATGGCTGTTCATGTAATGTGCACATTTAGGTACGGAAGAGGATCGAGAAGCTACGGACATGCTTGTCGGAAATGCTCAGAATCTCATGCAAAGTGTAAAGGAAACGGTGCGTGCCGCAGAATGCGCTAGCATAAAGATTCGTACCGCTTCCGGTATGAAGCTGCGCTGGGTGCGTCGTCAGCCATGGTATCAATATTAAATGGTAACCCGAGGAAAGTACAGTCTCAAGGAAAACGTGCAAGATTTTGCTTGGTGTTCATGTATACATACATCAGTAGACATTTTTCCATAATATTAGAAGTATATTAaccgtatatatttttattgcaattactAATCATAACGCCTGATAAATttacgaattaatttatatttaacgaTCTATTTTCTGTTTATTTGATAATTCATAGAACAGATTATTTATGGAAATATTTCTACAAAGAAGAGAAAGTAGTTTGACGTGTATTTTAAAACGCACAATTTTCATAGGCAGCAATCTCAATATCTTCCTTTtatcattgtttattatatgatttttgtattcaattaatttattatgcttctttttatctgatattttattaaaaaacccagcatgttataaaattaactgATTATAAGCGTAGTATATATTGAAGATTAATTCTCAATTCcttatttcgcaaaatataacgtcttatttataatttgtatgtAACACACACCTATAGTAAGAATGATAGTACcttaacaatagtaataatatatataataatgataaaaatatataacaatagcgcaatataatatatatatatattttcatccgTTTTTCTAGCCAAATTGAGATACTATACAACTCCAAATctttataaaagtttttgataaaattaaacgtGATAAAATTTGCGAAAACTACATTTGTCTACCAGTAAAACATTTCTATCTTTCGTGTAGCGGATATTACTACATGGGATtggaatgttatatttttacaagatgGACACGTATATAATCACGTTCGAAATTGCTGTACCAATGTATTAAACGGCTGTTTTGTATGTATGTAGTGGAGAGTTGTCTAAGTTTATTATCTGAATCTGTgatatctattaaaatattgaaagtaCATTCAGAAACAGGACATTGTACGAGGATCATGtggtaaacatttttattttattatatcttattaattGAAAACACAAACCGTCAACAGAATATTCTtgcttttaaaattattagacaTTTCAGATTGTAAACTTAGATATCaacttcattaatatataagaaatctatttttataattttacgcaGCGATAGGAGTATCAATTTCAACATTGGCTTTGTGTTCtcatattatacttttcaagTGGTGCTAATCCGTgcaatattcatttatattaagcaatattgctatgtaatggaAACTGCTGAAGTTATATGCCGGCAATAGGTTCTTTAATATGTATCACGTAGATCGATtactgatgatgacgatgGAATGTTATGACACGTATTGATTCTCACTGACAGAGATAACGATGTATTTCGGGACACTTTTATGTAACCacctttataataaaaataacatttattgttTAACTTAGTTGTACTTTAACTTAGTTTAACGTAGtagtatttatttctaattaccACAAATCATGACTATGCATtgttttgcataaatgcaacgtaaataaatataaaatctagacgtgtatatacatatatatgtagaaaTCACTTAAATAAATGGATTGCGTTTTATTTCAAGGTACCGAAGATTCTAGCGGTTCCTTCTTGGCAGATGGCTGTCCGGGAACCGTCGTTCCTGGCattttgttttttggcatTTTTCCGGGCCTTAAATATGGATTATCTATGATGTCTTGCTGAGTAGTATTTTCACCATTCTGCTCTATGTTCTCGCCTTGCGTTTGATCGTCTGCAAATAAGCGTTCGTGAATCGCTCGTTTTCTTACAAGAGTAAGTATGAAAAAGAGGTTCACTTACTTTCTTCAATTCTCTCTTCAgttttttcctcctttttctttttcgtcggaTTCGACTCAAACTGGAAGTCTGTGTCCGGTTCGAATATTTGATCCTGAGGTAAAAGAGCAGAGATGTAACTCGGGAATTGCGGTTTACAGGATATCActaaaaacgaagaagaagatgcaTGGTAGTATATTGTTGTATATAATTCTGTTTGATGATCACTATATAATACTCGTGACAAATTGCTTACAGGGAAACATGCTGTTATCCTCCGTGAGAAATAAACTGTGCGTTTCTCCAGTTTTGGCGATAAACCTAGTCAAAGCTCTCTCGATGTCACGCTTCTGTGTTGCTACCTTTTCTCTTATCGCTTCGTACTCTGTTACTGGTCTACGATGTGTCTACAATAACGTTCGTTATAGAGAGTTAGATCCGTAAACAATATATGCGATACTTATTTTCATTGCAGAAACATAAATAGCTGCAATTAAAACTGGCAAATACTCACTGGAGTTCTGATGTATGCATGTGGATCAGGGAAGGGTGGTAGGTAACTTGGTATGTGCGACGGGTGGTTCTGCTTGATACCAGCCTGCAAGATGTTCGATTGCCTCGACTGTGTCTGTTGTTGAAGTGGCGGTAAAATTGTTCTGTTCTGTCTCTTCGCATATGTCTCGATGTTATCTATCTTTATGCCCATATTGATTAACGCGAGAATCACATCGGCTATGAGAGGTTCCGTCCTCCCAGACAGTTCACAATAATTTCTCGCCGATGCTCCAATCTCCACAATAACTGAAATCAATGCATAATGAGGGAATACAATTTGCAGAACATTTTCTGTGTTCAACAAGAACATAAATTTGagatctttatttaaattaaagaaaagtcagaaaattaattaacaattgatACGCTTTCAATGAAAGAGCTATAAGAGCTGTGACATAGTTTatgctttaatataaaatgatcgTCTAATAACTAATTTTGAGATGCAACTCATCACTCTTTCTTGATcatcgtttttcttttcatttcatATGCATTAAgcatttgatattaatatttcagattaaatatgaaaatatttaaacaaatttaaatttaagtaaacTTACATGATTGTAGCATCTCGGTGAGAGTCTCTAATACTTGTTTCTCACATGTTTCATAACCACACTCCATTAAAATGCTGCAAACTACATGATTCAGTATTTTTCTTCGTGTGTTAAATGTCTGTGTGTCCATAGTGGTTGACATAAATAACAGATCGTCTTGTTTGTTATtctgtattaaaataatcggaTGATCCTGTTAAGTTTTAATACACAGCTCATACATTGCTCACGTCACAACTGTCAGCGAAGTGACGCCACATACTACCCAGTATAACCTTATGGCTTAAGATAAGACTCCATACGTACGGTGAACCCCGGCAAATGCTGCGGTGACCAATTAGAAGCCAAGCACACCGACCTGCACCAATGTGATTGGCTAACGGATAGAGAATTTTAAATTCCTCTAGCTATTCCTCGACTGCAAAGTCAAATCTTTGATAACCAAGAAATATGCATGAATACGCCTCTCACTTTTCTATAGTTTCAGGC encodes the following:
- the LOC105277626 gene encoding transcription initiation factor TFIID subunit 8; this translates as MSTTMDTQTFNTRRKILNHVVCSILMECGYETCEKQVLETLTEMLQSFIVEIGASARNYCELSGRTEPLIADVILALINMGIKIDNIETYAKRQNRTILPPLQQQTQSRQSNILQAGIKQNHPSHIPSYLPPFPDPHAYIRTPTHRRPVTEYEAIREKVATQKRDIERALTRFIAKTGETHSLFLTEDNSMFPLISCKPQFPSYISALLPQDQIFEPDTDFQFESNPTKKKKEEKTEERIEENDQTQGENIEQNGENTTQQDIIDNPYLRPGKMPKNKMPGTTVPGQPSAKKEPLESSVP